From one Acidobacteriota bacterium genomic stretch:
- a CDS encoding NAD-dependent epimerase/dehydratase family protein, translating to MKILVTGGSGFVGGAIARRLAVLPGNRVIAAGRHWNEDPKGRDERFERVSFDVTDPATFEGVRKHGPFDSVVHAAALAHQFGGASFEQFKTVNVNGTENVCRLAAELGAQRFVLLSSVAVYGDHGSASVTEGFECFPVDAYAETKLMSESVAADVFGRDSLLTLRLATVIGPGDAGNMARLITQIKRRRFVPVGSGDNLKTFVSVADVAEIVDQLVAIGATGLFNVAARPVAIRDVVGEICKALGRRPPRIYVPPAMLRSMFRINDRTLRAGAVSRAGVLLRKWLADDVYCAEALERVYGISARRAALDEIRAEVLSLDRQ from the coding sequence ATGAAGATACTCGTCACGGGAGGAAGCGGATTCGTCGGCGGCGCGATCGCGCGCCGCCTCGCGGTTTTGCCGGGGAACCGGGTGATCGCCGCGGGCCGGCATTGGAACGAAGACCCTAAAGGCCGAGACGAACGTTTCGAACGGGTTTCGTTCGACGTTACCGATCCGGCGACGTTCGAAGGCGTGCGCAAACACGGACCGTTCGACTCGGTCGTGCACGCCGCCGCCCTCGCGCATCAATTCGGCGGCGCGTCGTTTGAGCAATTCAAAACGGTCAACGTCAACGGAACGGAAAACGTCTGCCGGCTCGCCGCCGAACTCGGCGCGCAACGCTTCGTGCTTCTGAGTTCGGTCGCCGTTTATGGCGATCACGGAAGCGCATCGGTAACCGAAGGATTCGAATGTTTTCCGGTCGATGCATATGCCGAAACGAAGTTGATGTCGGAATCTGTCGCCGCCGACGTCTTCGGCCGGGATTCATTGCTGACCCTTCGACTCGCAACGGTCATCGGCCCCGGCGACGCCGGCAACATGGCGCGTCTGATAACGCAAATCAAGCGCCGCCGGTTTGTCCCGGTAGGTTCGGGAGACAATCTGAAGACGTTCGTCTCGGTCGCAGACGTCGCCGAGATCGTCGATCAACTGGTCGCAATCGGCGCAACGGGTCTCTTTAACGTCGCGGCGCGACCGGTGGCGATCCGCGACGTCGTTGGCGAGATCTGCAAAGCGCTCGGACGCCGGCCGCCGAGGATCTACGTTCCGCCGGCAATGCTCCGGTCGATGTTTCGGATCAACGACCGGACACTGCGGGCCGGCGCGGTTTCGAGGGCCGGCGTTCTTTTGCGGAAGTGGCTCGCCGACGACGTCTACTGCGCCGAAGCGCTGGAGCGTGTTTACGGGATTTCGGCGCGGCGCGCGGCGCTCGACGAGATCCGGGCCGAAGTGCTTTCCTTAGATAGACAATGA
- a CDS encoding glycosyltransferase family 4 protein, with the protein MPDQEQSGESARRPRLWVISELYYPEETSTGYYLTRIAEGLVGDFDVRVICGQPNYSARGIRAPKREVHRNVDIFRARGTRLNKNVIPFRVLNMLTLSVSIFSTALRRFRKGDKVLVVTTPPSLPFIAAAASLLKGAGYVLLIHDNYPEILVAAAKAKPESAIVGFANRCNRWLYKYASKIIVVGRDMFELVGRKTAGLDIPIDIIPNWAELERVEPRPRGENELLEELGIKEKIVLLYAGNMGYPNDIESIIECAAQLRDDDRFCFLFLGAGVKRKWLERTVAGKALSNVRILDPRPREEQNVFLNACDVGVVSLVDRMWGVSMPSRTYNILAAGKPILALTEPDSELDRVVREDNAGWSVRPNDPGALRETLEEIAAGRRLFEDLGRNARRAALGKYSLDTAVENYRRALK; encoded by the coding sequence ATGCCGGACCAAGAACAATCAGGAGAGTCTGCGCGGCGTCCGCGCCTGTGGGTCATCAGCGAGCTCTATTACCCGGAAGAAACGTCGACCGGTTACTATCTGACGCGCATCGCCGAGGGACTTGTGGGCGATTTTGACGTCCGCGTGATCTGCGGACAGCCGAACTATTCGGCACGCGGGATCAGGGCGCCGAAGAGGGAAGTTCACCGGAACGTCGACATATTCAGGGCACGTGGAACCCGTTTGAACAAGAACGTCATTCCTTTCCGGGTCCTCAATATGCTGACGCTCAGCGTCTCGATCTTTTCGACCGCGCTCCGCCGGTTCAGGAAAGGAGACAAGGTCCTGGTGGTGACGACGCCGCCGAGCCTGCCTTTCATCGCCGCGGCCGCGTCGCTTCTGAAAGGCGCGGGCTACGTCCTTCTGATTCACGACAACTACCCTGAGATCCTCGTCGCGGCGGCGAAGGCGAAGCCCGAATCGGCGATCGTCGGGTTCGCGAACCGCTGCAACCGTTGGCTTTACAAATACGCTTCGAAGATCATAGTCGTCGGCCGGGATATGTTCGAACTCGTCGGGCGCAAAACGGCGGGGCTCGACATTCCGATCGATATCATCCCGAATTGGGCCGAACTGGAACGCGTCGAACCTCGGCCGCGTGGGGAGAACGAACTTCTCGAAGAGTTGGGCATCAAAGAGAAGATCGTCCTGCTCTATGCCGGAAATATGGGATACCCGAACGATATCGAAAGCATCATCGAGTGTGCCGCGCAGTTACGGGACGATGATCGTTTCTGTTTTCTGTTTCTCGGCGCCGGCGTCAAACGGAAATGGCTCGAGCGGACGGTCGCCGGGAAAGCGCTTTCAAATGTCCGGATACTCGACCCTCGGCCGCGCGAGGAGCAGAACGTTTTCCTGAACGCGTGCGACGTCGGGGTAGTGAGTCTCGTCGACCGTATGTGGGGCGTTTCGATGCCGAGCCGGACCTATAATATTCTTGCGGCCGGGAAGCCGATCCTCGCCTTGACAGAGCCGGATTCGGAACTCGACCGCGTGGTGCGTGAGGACAACGCCGGCTGGAGCGTCCGCCCGAACGATCCGGGGGCACTCCGCGAGACGCTTGAAGAGATCGCCGCAGGCCGCCGTTTGTTTGAGGACCTCGGACGAAACGCGCGCCGCGCCGCACTCGGAAAGTATTCGCTTGACACGGCGGTTGAGAACTACCGCCGGGCGCTGAAATGA
- the wecB gene encoding UDP-N-acetylglucosamine 2-epimerase (non-hydrolyzing), protein MKVMTIFGTRPEIIRLSLILKLLDQYADHVTVHTGQNFSESLSDVFIRDLGVRTPDEHFGIRSANFGEQIGQILTKTDEVLEKHKPDRILILGDTNSALSAIVAARRGIPVFHMEAGNRCYDDRVPEEVNRRIIDHSSTFLMPYTERSKENLVREGIERERIFITGNPINEVLTTFSDEIEQSPALGVYGVKPFDYFLATIHRAENVDIEGRLREIFQGFERVVGTFGKKMLVSVHPRTAEKLAKFGLKPESDYIRLLKPLGFYDFVKLEKNALAVLTDSGTVQEECAIFGVPNVTVRDVTERPETLECGSNIISGADQGRILKAVEIALSQPSDWKAPREYLAENVAQVVSKIILGYTSLRRHV, encoded by the coding sequence ATGAAAGTAATGACGATTTTCGGGACGCGCCCGGAGATTATTCGTTTGAGCTTGATCCTCAAACTGCTCGACCAGTACGCCGACCACGTTACCGTTCACACGGGGCAAAATTTCTCCGAGAGTCTGAGCGACGTGTTCATACGCGATCTCGGGGTGCGCACGCCGGACGAGCATTTCGGTATCAGGTCGGCGAATTTCGGCGAGCAGATCGGGCAGATCTTGACGAAGACGGACGAAGTGCTCGAAAAGCACAAGCCGGATCGCATTCTGATCCTCGGCGATACGAACAGCGCGCTTTCGGCGATCGTCGCGGCGCGAAGGGGGATTCCCGTGTTTCATATGGAGGCCGGCAACCGATGTTATGACGACCGGGTTCCGGAAGAGGTCAACCGGCGGATCATCGATCATTCGAGCACGTTCCTGATGCCCTATACCGAGCGAAGCAAGGAGAATCTCGTCCGCGAAGGCATCGAACGCGAACGGATATTCATCACCGGAAATCCGATCAACGAGGTGCTCACAACGTTTTCGGACGAGATCGAACAGAGTCCGGCGCTCGGGGTGTACGGCGTCAAACCGTTCGATTATTTTCTCGCCACCATTCATCGCGCCGAAAACGTGGATATCGAAGGGCGTCTGCGGGAGATCTTCCAAGGGTTCGAACGGGTCGTCGGGACGTTCGGAAAGAAAATGCTTGTCAGCGTCCATCCGCGTACCGCCGAGAAACTTGCAAAGTTCGGACTCAAGCCGGAAAGCGACTATATACGCCTTCTGAAGCCGCTTGGATTTTACGATTTCGTGAAGCTCGAAAAGAACGCGCTCGCGGTGCTGACCGACAGCGGCACGGTCCAGGAGGAATGCGCGATCTTCGGTGTTCCGAACGTCACCGTGCGGGACGTTACCGAGCGTCCCGAGACTCTCGAATGCGGGAGCAACATCATCAGCGGCGCCGATCAGGGCCGGATTCTGAAGGCCGTCGAGATCGCGCTTTCGCAACCGTCGGATTGGAAGGCTCCAAGAGAGTACCTGGCCGAGAATGTGGCGCAGGTCGTGAGCAAGATCATCCTCGGCTATACAAGTCTGAGAAGGCACGTGTGA
- a CDS encoding polysaccharide biosynthesis protein encodes MNSLEGKRILVTGGTGSLGKTLVRRLLKGGKGLPAQITVFSRDEAKQHFMRLEYLHREHATDDVIYRNSQDLLNFRIGDVRDLPALTAAMRDADVVFHAAALKQVPSCEYFPYEAVMTNVIGAQNLVRAVREHDLKVERIVGISTDKACKPINVMGMTKALQERILIEANRDCANTVFTTVRYGNVIASRGSIIPLFVEQISKNQPVTITLPEMTRFLLSLERAVDTVLAAVTSGERGETYVPKVLAAKITDVAKALMGEKDLPFVFTGIRPGEKIHEIMVSEEEIYRTVERGEFYVILPVLPELRSTAEFVPALGSEYSSKDDNVSVEQLKILLSEADKEIREFITTS; translated from the coding sequence ATGAATTCTCTCGAAGGAAAACGAATTTTGGTCACGGGCGGCACCGGTTCGCTCGGAAAAACCCTTGTGCGGCGGCTTCTGAAGGGCGGGAAAGGACTTCCGGCGCAGATCACCGTCTTTTCTCGCGACGAGGCGAAGCAGCATTTTATGCGCCTCGAGTATCTCCACCGCGAGCACGCGACGGATGACGTTATCTATCGGAATTCACAGGACTTATTGAATTTCCGGATCGGCGACGTGAGGGACCTTCCGGCGCTGACCGCCGCGATGCGCGATGCCGACGTGGTTTTTCACGCCGCCGCCCTGAAGCAGGTTCCTTCGTGCGAGTATTTCCCGTACGAAGCGGTGATGACCAACGTCATCGGGGCCCAGAACCTTGTCCGGGCGGTGCGCGAGCATGACCTGAAGGTCGAGCGGATCGTCGGCATCTCGACGGACAAGGCGTGCAAGCCGATCAACGTGATGGGAATGACGAAGGCGCTCCAGGAACGCATTCTGATCGAGGCCAACCGCGATTGCGCGAACACGGTCTTCACCACGGTCCGGTACGGCAACGTGATCGCGTCGCGCGGTTCCATTATTCCGCTTTTTGTGGAACAGATCTCGAAGAATCAGCCGGTGACGATCACGCTTCCCGAGATGACTCGGTTCCTTCTGAGTCTTGAACGCGCGGTCGATACGGTCCTCGCCGCCGTGACCTCCGGCGAGCGCGGTGAAACCTATGTTCCGAAGGTGCTTGCGGCAAAGATCACCGACGTCGCGAAGGCGCTGATGGGCGAGAAGGACCTGCCTTTCGTGTTCACCGGGATCCGTCCCGGTGAAAAGATCCACGAGATAATGGTCTCCGAGGAGGAGATCTACAGGACGGTCGAACGCGGAGAGTTTTATGTGATCCTCCCGGTCCTTCCCGAACTGCGTTCGACCGCCGAATTCGTTCCGGCACTGGGCAGCGAGTACTCCTCAAAGGACGACAATGTCTCGGTCGAGCAGCTGAAGATTCTGCTAAGTGAGGCAGATAAAGAGATTAGAGAATTCATCACGACAAGTTAA
- a CDS encoding SDR family oxidoreductase has translation MTIKVLVFGGTGMLGHQLVRSWRPRFDVVATIRGRFGDFEEYGFLERSRTVEALDIEAAERVRGVIREIRPDVVVNAVGIIKQLPSSRNTVKTLTVNSIFPHRLAEFAADAGSRLITISTDCVFDGKRGMYRESDIPNATDLYGISKHLGEVTEGDCLTVRTSIIGPELRTSHSLLEWFLSNAGGRVRGFRNAIYSGFPTVVLAEILADIIERRPEMSGLYHVSSEPINKFRLLELFREAYGVEIEIEPDEEFVIDRSLDSTRFRTETGFRPDDWPAMVGRMAANDAMHRQIQQKRK, from the coding sequence ATGACGATAAAAGTTCTTGTTTTTGGCGGAACGGGGATGTTGGGCCATCAATTGGTACGGTCCTGGCGTCCCAGATTCGATGTCGTGGCGACGATCCGCGGCCGGTTCGGCGATTTCGAGGAATACGGCTTTCTGGAGCGGTCCCGGACGGTCGAAGCACTGGACATCGAGGCCGCCGAACGCGTTCGGGGAGTCATTCGGGAGATACGCCCGGATGTTGTCGTCAATGCGGTCGGGATCATCAAGCAACTGCCAAGTTCCAGGAACACGGTCAAAACCTTGACGGTCAATTCGATATTCCCGCACCGCCTCGCGGAATTCGCCGCGGATGCGGGAAGCCGTTTGATCACCATCAGCACCGACTGCGTGTTCGACGGCAAGCGCGGGATGTACCGGGAATCGGACATTCCGAACGCGACGGACCTCTACGGGATCAGCAAACATCTCGGAGAGGTGACGGAGGGCGACTGCCTGACGGTCCGGACATCGATCATCGGACCGGAACTGCGGACTTCGCACAGTCTGCTTGAATGGTTTTTGAGCAACGCCGGCGGCAGGGTCAGGGGCTTCAGAAACGCGATCTACTCCGGGTTTCCGACGGTTGTTTTGGCGGAGATACTCGCGGATATCATCGAAAGACGTCCGGAGATGAGCGGGTTGTATCACGTTTCCAGCGAACCGATCAACAAGTTCCGGCTCCTGGAGTTGTTCAGAGAGGCTTACGGGGTGGAGATCGAGATCGAACCGGACGAGGAGTTCGTCATCGACCGCAGTCTGGATTCGACGCGCTTTCGCACCGAAACGGGATTCAGGCCCGACGACTGGCCGGCTATGGTCGGCCGGATGGCGGCGAATGACGCAATGCATAGACAAATCCAGCAAAAGCGAAAATAA
- the asnB gene encoding asparagine synthase (glutamine-hydrolyzing), whose protein sequence is MCGIAGIVGPERPSTVKDTLSKMTDRLRHRGPDATGHFFDQGVALGHLRLSIIDLSESANQPMSDSSNRFIITFNGEIYNYLEVRSKLPDYDFRTNSDTETILAAYSKFGPDCLALMNGMFAFAIWDTERRELFIARDRLGVKPLYYFLGEGVLYFASEIRALLASEAVPRRIDRGALRDYLQFQSVYAPDSIVEGIKQLPAGSFARFAGKEIEIRTYWSIEADPAPIEEKSESEVRGKVRELFRRSVERRLVSDVRLGAFLSGGIDSSAVVAMMSEISPAPVSTFSVNFAEKEFDESEYAETIARKFKTEHTSIRLGAADFLEQLPKALKAADSPSGDGVNTYAVSKATREAGLKVALSGVGGDELFAGYPNFLNWLKFRGGPVSRVPQVLKKAAGAVLSHSANSKYQRLGSLLSAGNSSIAAFYPRTRQVLSERLVGELTGTFDGSSTIASELATRGAEIAEFPMLSQFSIAEMLGYTQNVLLKDADQFSMASALEVREPFFDFELVEYVLRIPDSFKYPSYPKRLLVESLAPMLPDSIVHRKKMGFVLPWEHWMRSELQEFCERRIGLIAERDILDGARVGRLWRDFAERRSGVLWSHIWHIVVLAEWLEENGF, encoded by the coding sequence ATGTGCGGAATTGCCGGCATCGTCGGGCCCGAACGACCCTCGACCGTAAAAGACACGCTTTCAAAAATGACCGATCGCCTCCGCCACCGTGGCCCCGACGCAACCGGTCACTTTTTCGATCAAGGCGTCGCGCTCGGGCACTTGAGACTCTCGATCATCGACCTCTCGGAATCGGCGAACCAGCCGATGAGCGATTCATCAAACCGTTTCATCATCACATTTAACGGTGAAATTTACAATTACCTCGAGGTTCGGTCCAAGCTTCCCGATTACGATTTCCGAACGAACTCAGATACCGAGACCATACTCGCGGCCTACTCGAAGTTCGGTCCCGATTGCCTTGCCCTTATGAACGGGATGTTCGCGTTCGCGATTTGGGACACGGAGCGCCGCGAATTGTTTATCGCGCGCGACCGTTTGGGGGTCAAACCGCTCTACTACTTCCTCGGCGAAGGGGTTCTCTATTTCGCCTCAGAGATCCGTGCGCTCCTCGCGTCCGAAGCCGTTCCGCGACGGATCGACCGCGGTGCGCTGCGAGACTATCTGCAGTTTCAGTCCGTCTACGCTCCGGACTCGATCGTCGAAGGGATCAAGCAGCTTCCGGCCGGATCGTTCGCACGCTTTGCCGGAAAGGAGATCGAGATCCGAACGTACTGGTCGATCGAGGCCGACCCGGCGCCAATTGAGGAGAAGTCCGAATCCGAGGTCCGCGGCAAGGTACGCGAACTGTTCAGGCGCTCCGTCGAGCGCCGGCTCGTGAGCGATGTCAGGCTCGGCGCGTTTCTGTCCGGCGGAATAGACTCGAGCGCGGTCGTGGCGATGATGTCCGAGATCAGCCCGGCGCCGGTCAGCACATTTTCCGTGAACTTCGCCGAGAAGGAATTTGACGAGTCGGAATACGCCGAGACGATCGCCCGGAAGTTCAAGACCGAGCACACGAGCATCCGCCTCGGCGCCGCGGATTTTCTGGAACAGCTGCCGAAAGCGTTGAAGGCCGCCGATTCGCCGAGCGGCGACGGCGTCAACACATATGCCGTCTCGAAAGCGACGCGCGAAGCGGGTCTCAAGGTCGCGCTTTCGGGTGTCGGCGGAGACGAACTCTTCGCCGGATATCCGAATTTTCTGAATTGGCTGAAATTTCGGGGCGGGCCGGTATCACGTGTGCCGCAGGTTCTGAAAAAGGCGGCGGGCGCCGTCCTGTCTCATTCCGCAAACTCCAAGTACCAGCGCCTTGGCTCGCTTCTGAGCGCGGGAAACTCAAGCATTGCAGCGTTTTACCCTCGAACACGTCAAGTGCTTTCTGAACGTCTCGTCGGCGAACTGACCGGAACGTTCGACGGTTCTTCGACGATCGCTTCGGAACTGGCGACGCGAGGCGCGGAGATTGCCGAATTCCCTATGCTCAGCCAGTTTTCGATCGCCGAAATGCTGGGTTACACGCAGAACGTTTTGCTCAAGGACGCCGACCAGTTCAGTATGGCGTCGGCGCTCGAGGTTCGCGAGCCGTTCTTTGATTTTGAGTTGGTCGAGTACGTCCTTCGCATTCCGGACAGCTTCAAGTATCCGTCCTATCCGAAGCGTCTGCTCGTCGAATCGCTCGCGCCAATGCTTCCGGATTCGATCGTCCACCGCAAAAAGATGGGATTCGTTCTCCCTTGGGAACACTGGATGCGGAGTGAATTGCAGGAATTCTGTGAACGCCGCATCGGGCTCATCGCGGAGCGCGACATTCTTGATGGCGCAAGAGTTGGAAGGCTCTGGCGCGACTTTGCGGAGCGCCGCTCAGGCGTTCTGTGGTCGCACATATGGCACATCGTCGTCCTCGCCGAATGGCTTGAGGAGAATGGCTTTTAG
- a CDS encoding glycosyltransferase, whose amino-acid sequence MKIFYPLEVFYPSQAGGPANTIYWITKNLIPHGFEPVIVATDKGIESKVPLDTWLNSDGGRAIYIRTRFLNFPLRQTLTALRTFAGCDVVHVSSFFYPAAFVTGIAARLMRKKLVWSARGELDTKALKHSRGRKLPVLAAIRLIVGRYPLFHSTCDEETRYIKLAFGDSARVVQIANYLEIPKPFAREPREYFLYIGRIHPKKAIDNLIRAVSASDRFMASRFVLKIAGAGKEEFEEPLRKLVSELGLQDKVEFLGQVEGEAKQKLYADAYFTIMPSHTENFGVVVLESLAQGTPVIASKGSPWESLEKERVGYWIENSKEAIAESIDRALSIPSKEYLEMRRRSRPYVEREFDIDQNIGQWIDVYNSL is encoded by the coding sequence ATGAAGATCTTCTATCCGCTCGAGGTTTTCTACCCGTCGCAGGCCGGCGGGCCGGCGAACACCATTTACTGGATCACCAAGAACCTCATCCCGCACGGATTCGAACCCGTCATCGTTGCGACCGATAAAGGCATTGAATCGAAGGTTCCGCTGGACACCTGGCTCAACAGCGACGGAGGCCGCGCCATCTACATCCGGACGCGCTTCCTGAATTTTCCCTTGCGGCAAACGTTGACGGCGCTGCGCACGTTTGCGGGGTGCGACGTCGTGCACGTTTCCTCGTTTTTCTATCCGGCGGCATTCGTGACGGGTATCGCCGCTCGGTTGATGCGCAAGAAACTGGTCTGGTCGGCGCGCGGAGAACTCGATACGAAGGCGCTGAAACATTCGCGCGGGCGAAAACTTCCCGTGCTGGCGGCGATCCGCCTGATAGTCGGCCGTTATCCCCTGTTTCATTCGACCTGCGACGAGGAAACGCGTTACATCAAACTGGCGTTCGGCGACAGCGCGCGCGTCGTTCAGATCGCCAATTATCTCGAGATTCCGAAGCCCTTCGCCCGTGAACCCCGGGAATATTTTCTTTACATCGGAAGGATTCATCCCAAAAAGGCGATCGACAATTTGATTCGCGCGGTTTCCGCGTCGGATAGATTCATGGCATCTCGCTTCGTTTTGAAGATCGCCGGCGCAGGCAAAGAGGAGTTTGAAGAACCGTTACGTAAACTGGTGTCAGAATTGGGTTTACAAGACAAGGTCGAGTTTCTCGGCCAGGTCGAGGGCGAGGCCAAGCAAAAACTCTACGCCGACGCGTATTTCACGATAATGCCGTCGCATACGGAGAATTTCGGGGTCGTGGTGCTGGAATCGCTCGCTCAGGGAACACCCGTGATCGCTTCAAAAGGCAGTCCGTGGGAAAGTTTGGAAAAGGAACGCGTCGGCTACTGGATCGAAAACTCCAAGGAGGCGATCGCCGAATCGATCGACAGGGCATTGTCGATCCCGTCAAAAGAATACCTGGAAATGCGCCGCCGGTCGCGGCCGTACGTCGAACGCGAGTTCGACATCGATCAGAACATCGGTCAATGGATTGATGTTTACAACTCGCTTTAG
- a CDS encoding glycosyltransferase family 4 protein — translation MSPKITFIERKYWKKDGLAFSIEKVFAEIAGKLRGFETEFVKLPYGNAFADILKNLLFFRPPDSDIYHVTGQVHYIALLFPPERTILTIHDIGFLHLRSGVRRFILKKLFLDWPLRRLRYVTVVSEATRSELLEHAGFARNKIEVIENPLLGGFDAGESPQFNAGRPTILQVGITPNKNIPRLLDALRGISCKLRVIGTPDRELEETLANSGIDYEIAFGLSSEEMRDEYQRADIVAFCSTYEGFGLPILEAQAMKKPLITSDLSPLKEVSGGAAVLVDPFDVESIRSGILSIIGDQGLREEITSAGTENVKRFEPAGIARKYARLYDKVIAQQRRTKSL, via the coding sequence ATGAGTCCGAAGATCACATTCATCGAACGCAAATACTGGAAAAAAGACGGTTTGGCGTTCAGCATCGAAAAGGTCTTTGCGGAGATCGCCGGCAAACTCCGAGGTTTCGAAACCGAATTCGTCAAGCTTCCTTACGGCAACGCATTTGCCGATATCCTCAAGAATCTTCTGTTCTTTCGGCCGCCCGACTCCGACATCTATCACGTCACCGGCCAGGTTCACTACATCGCTCTGCTGTTTCCGCCGGAGAGGACGATTCTCACGATCCACGACATCGGGTTCCTCCATCTGAGGTCCGGAGTTCGCCGCTTTATCCTGAAGAAACTCTTTCTTGACTGGCCTTTGCGGCGTTTGAGGTATGTCACGGTCGTTTCCGAAGCGACCCGAAGCGAACTCCTGGAACATGCCGGATTCGCTCGCAACAAGATAGAGGTCATCGAGAATCCGCTGCTTGGCGGGTTCGACGCCGGCGAAAGTCCGCAATTCAACGCCGGCCGTCCAACGATCCTGCAGGTCGGGATCACGCCGAACAAGAACATTCCGAGACTTTTGGACGCGCTCCGCGGAATCAGTTGCAAACTTCGCGTGATCGGGACACCGGACAGGGAACTGGAAGAAACGCTTGCCAACAGCGGCATCGACTACGAGATCGCGTTCGGCCTCAGCAGCGAAGAAATGCGGGATGAATACCAACGCGCCGACATCGTCGCCTTCTGTTCGACCTACGAAGGATTCGGGCTGCCGATACTCGAGGCGCAGGCGATGAAAAAGCCGCTGATCACGAGCGATCTTAGTCCGTTGAAAGAAGTTTCGGGCGGCGCGGCGGTTCTCGTCGATCCGTTTGACGTTGAATCGATACGGAGCGGGATCTTATCGATCATCGGAGATCAAGGATTGCGCGAGGAGATAACATCCGCCGGAACGGAAAACGTCAAGCGGTTCGAGCCTGCCGGCATAGCGCGCAAATACGCCCGGCTCTATGATAAAGTGATAGCTCAGCAGAGACGAACTAAATCATTATAA
- the rfaE1 gene encoding D-glycero-beta-D-manno-heptose-7-phosphate kinase, producing the protein MLDRYHWGTVSRISPEAPVPVVKLENTTIAAGGAANVAANAAGLGASVRLFGITGRDADGDVLRAELERLGVSGSDLLAVGDRTTIVKTRIVAHSQQVVRLDQENSAELTGQAELTVAASIERALADSDLLVVSDYAKGLLTDRLLTRLITFANDAGKLVLVDPKGKDYRKYKGADLITPNQREALEACSLEEGDAVDAAGEMLVRELGIESVLITRGESGMTLYERTGAEHHFAAQARKVYDVTGAGDTVIAALGTALAAGVGLAEAVEFANLAAGLVVEQVGTTVISKEMLIRYVHEHAEYR; encoded by the coding sequence ATGCTCGACCGTTATCATTGGGGAACCGTGTCGCGCATTTCGCCCGAGGCGCCGGTTCCCGTCGTTAAGCTGGAAAATACGACGATCGCCGCGGGCGGCGCGGCCAATGTCGCCGCCAATGCCGCCGGACTCGGGGCGTCGGTGCGGCTCTTCGGGATCACCGGCCGAGACGCTGACGGCGACGTTCTTCGTGCCGAATTGGAACGCCTCGGGGTGTCGGGCTCCGATCTGCTCGCCGTCGGTGACCGGACGACGATCGTCAAAACGAGGATCGTCGCCCATAGCCAGCAAGTCGTCAGGCTCGATCAGGAAAACTCCGCCGAGTTGACTGGTCAGGCCGAACTGACGGTCGCCGCATCGATCGAGCGGGCGCTGGCAGATTCGGATCTGCTGGTCGTTTCGGATTATGCGAAAGGCCTTCTGACCGACCGCCTTTTGACGCGTCTGATAACGTTTGCAAATGACGCCGGGAAGCTTGTGCTCGTCGATCCGAAAGGCAAGGACTACAGGAAGTACAAAGGCGCCGACCTGATCACTCCGAATCAGCGCGAGGCGCTCGAGGCCTGCAGTTTGGAAGAGGGGGACGCCGTCGATGCCGCGGGCGAGATGCTCGTCCGTGAACTTGGGATCGAGTCTGTTCTGATCACGCGCGGCGAATCCGGGATGACGCTTTACGAACGGACCGGCGCGGAACATCATTTCGCGGCGCAGGCGCGCAAGGTCTATGACGTCACGGGTGCCGGAGACACGGTCATTGCCGCGCTCGGTACGGCGCTTGCGGCCGGGGTCGGCCTCGCCGAGGCGGTCGAATTCGCGAATCTCGCGGCCGGACTGGTTGTCGAACAGGTCGGAACGACCGTCATTTCGAAAGAGATGCTGATCAGGTACGTTCACGAACACGCCGAATACCGATGA